Proteins encoded in a region of the Euleptes europaea isolate rEulEur1 chromosome 3, rEulEur1.hap1, whole genome shotgun sequence genome:
- the CYTH4 gene encoding cytohesin-4 has product MDVCPTSSSDLSETEEAEVEIIKKHRTELLEDIQKLKDEIAEVFAEIDRFQQSQSSKLIQRDKVLSTGRKKFNMDPTKGIQYLTEHKVLSSDVQEIAKFLYKGEGLNKTAIGDYLGQRDPLNLQVLQAFVECHQFANLNLVQALRQFLWSFRLPGEAQKIDRMMEAFANRYCQCNPGVFQSIDTCYILSFSIIMLNTSLHNPNVKDKPPFERFVSMNRGINDGADLPEPLLRNLFDSIKNEPFSIPEDDGNDLTHTFFNPSREGWLLKLGGRVKTWKRRWFILTDNCLYYFEYTTDKEPLGIIPLENLSVRKVDDPKKPNCFELFNANCKGQKIKACKTDGDGKVVEGKHQSYKISASSPEERDLWIEAIRISITRDPFYDLVAARKKKIASKK; this is encoded by the exons GCTCATCTGACTTGAGTGAGACTGAAGAGGCTGAGGTCGAGATAATCAAGAAGCACAGGACAGAACTGCTGGAGGACATTCAG aAGCTAAAAGATGAGATTGCTGAAGTATTTGCAGAGATAGATCGTTTCCAGCAGTCACAGTCCAG CAAACTAATACAGAGGGATAAAGTTTTgagcacaggaagaaagaaatttAACATGGATCCAACTAAG GGGATCCAATATCTGACTGAGCACAAAGTGCTGTCCTCAGATGTGCAAGAAATTGCCAAATTCCTTTACAAAGGAGAAGGCCTCAATAAGACAGCCATTGGAGATTATCTGGGACAGAG GGATCCATTGAACCTCCAGGTTCTTCAGGCCTTTGTCGAGTGCCACCAATTTGCCAACCTCAACCTAGTGCAAGCGCTAAG GCAGTTCCTGTGGAGCTTCCGGTTGCCAGGAGAGGCACAGAAAATTGACCGTATGATGGAAGCTTTTGCCAACCGGTATTGTCAGTGCAACCCAGGTGTTTTCCAATCAATAG ACACCTGCTACATCCTCTCCTTCTCCATCATAATGTTGAACACCAGCCTGCATAATCCCAATGTCAAAGACAAGCCCCCCTTTGAGAGGTTTGTGTCCATGAACAGAGGCATCAATGATGGAGCGGACCTGCCGGAACCCCTCCTCAGG AATTTGTTTGATAGCATCAAGAACGAGCCATTCTCCATCCCCGAGGATGATGGGAATGATCTCACCCACACTTTCTTCAACCCCAGCCGAGAAGGCTGGCTCCTTAAACTAG GGGGCAGAGTGAAGACTTGGAAACGGCGTTGGTTCATTTTGACTGATAACTGCTTGTACTATTTTGAATACACCACG gaTAAGGAGCCACTAGGGATTATTCCCCTGGAAAATCTTTCTGTTCGGAAAGTAGATGACCCGAAGAAACCA AACTGTTTTGAGCTTTTTAATGCAAATTGCAAGGGGCAGAAGATCAAAGCCTGCAAAACTGATGGGGATGGAAAGGTGGTTGAAGGCAAGCACCAGTCTTACAAGATCTCAGCGTCCTCGCCGGAGGAGCGTGACCTATGGATTGAAGCAATAAG AATCAGCATTACTCGAGACCCTTTCTACGACCTAGTTGCAGCTCGTAAGAAAAAAATCGCCAGCAAAAAATAA